Proteins encoded by one window of Haliaeetus albicilla chromosome 21, bHalAlb1.1, whole genome shotgun sequence:
- the LOC104325155 gene encoding tubulin beta-1 chain: MREIVHIQAGQCGNQIGAKFWEVISDEHGIDPTGSYHGDSDLQLERINVYYNEAAGNKYVPRAILVDLEPGTMDSVRSGPFGQIFRPDNFVFGQSGAGNNWAKGHYTEGAELVDSVLDVVRKESESCDCLQGFQLTHSLGGGTGSGMGTLLISKIREEYPDRIMNTFSVMPSPKVSDTVVEPYNATLSVHQLVENTDETYCIDNEALYDICFRTLKLTTPTYGDLNHLVSATMSGVTTCLRFPGQLNADLRKLAVNMVPFPRLHFFMPGFAPLTSRGSQQYRALTVPELTQQMFDSKNMMAACDPRHGRYLTVAAIFRGRMSMKEVDEQMLNVQNKNSSYFVEWIPNNVKTAVCDIPPRGLKMSATFIGNSTAIQELFKRISEQFTAMFRRKAFLHWYTGEGMDEMEFTEAESNMNDLVSEYQQYQDATADEQGEFEEEGEEDEA, translated from the exons ATGCGTGAGATCGTGCACATCCAGGCCGGGCAGTGCGGCAACCAGATCGGCGCCAAG TTCTGGGAGGTCATCAGTGATGAGCATGGCATTGATCCCACTGGCAGCTACCATGGGGACAGcgacctgcagctggagaggatCAACGTCTACTACAATGAAGCTGCTG GTAACAAGTATGTCCCCCGTGCCATCCTGGTGGACCTGGAGCCCGGCACGATGGACTCCGTGCGCTCTGGCCCCTTTGGACAGATCTTCCGGCCCGACAACTTTGTCTTTG GTCAGAGCGGGGCTGGCAACAACTGGGCCAAGGGGCACTACACGGAAGGCGCTGAGCTGGTGGACTCCGTCCTGGACGTGGTGAGGAAGGAGTCGGAGAGCTGCGACTGCCTCCAGGGCTTCCAGTTGACCCACTCGCTGGGCGGCGGCACGGGCTCTGGGATGGGCACCCTCCTCATCAGCAAGATCCGGGAGGAGTACCCCGACCGCATCATGAACACCTTCAGCGTCATGCCCTCCCCCAAGGTGTCGGACACGGTGGTGGAGCCCTACAATGCCACCCTCTCTGTGCACCAGCTGGTGGAGAACACGGACGAGACCTACTGCATTGACAACGAGGCCCTGTATGACATTTGCTTCCGCACCCTGAAGCTGACCACTCCCACGTACGGGGACCTCAACCACCTGGTGTCGGCCACCATGAGCGGCGTGACCACCTGCCTTCGCTTCCCCGGCCAGCTGAACGCCGACCTGCGCAAGCTGGCGGTCAACATGGTGCCTTTCCCCCGGCTGCACTTCTTCATGCCGGGCTTCGCCCCTCTCACCAGCCGCGGCAGCCAGCAGTACCGAGCCCTGACGGTGCCCGAGCTGACGCAGCAGATGTTCGACTCCAAGAACATGATGGCTGCCTGCGACCCCCGCCACGGCCGCTACCTGACGGTGGCCGCCATCTTCCGGGGCCGCATGTCCATGAAGGAGGTGGACGAGCAGATGCTCAACGTGCAGAACAAGAACAGCAGCTACTTTGTGGAGTGGATCCCCAACAACGTGAAGACGGCCGTCTGCGACATCCCCCCGCGCGGCCTCAAGATGTCCGCCACCTTCATCGGCAACAGCACGGCTATTCAGGAGCTCTTCAAGAGGATCTCGGAGCAGTTCACGGCCATGTTCCGGCGCAAGGCTTTCTTGCACTGGTACACCGGCGAGGGCATGGATGAAATGGAGTTCACGGAGGCTGAGAGCAACATGAATGACCTGGTGTCCGAATACCAGCAATACCAGGACGCCACTGCTGATGAGCAGGGGGAAtttgaagaggaaggagaggaggatgAGGCTTAA
- the LOC138690303 gene encoding tubulin beta-2 chain — protein sequence MREIVHIQAGQCGNQIGAKFWEVISDEHGIDPTGSYHGDSDLQLERINVYYNEATGNKYVPRAILVDLEPGTMDSVRSGPFGQIFRPDNFVFGQSGAGNNWAKGHYTEGAELVDSVLDVVRKESESCDCLQGFQLTHSLGGGTGSGMGTLLISKIREEYPDRIMNTFSVMPSPKVSDTVVEPYNATLSVHQLVENTDETYCIDNEALYDICFRTLKLTTPTYGDLNHLVSATMSGVTTCLRFPGQLNADLRKLAVNMVPFPRLHFFMPGFAPLTSRGSQQYRALTVPELTQQMFDSKNMMAACDPRHGRYLTVAAIFRGRMSMKEVDEQMLNVQNKNSSYFVEWIPNNVKTAVCDIPPRGLKMSATFIGNSTAIQELFKRISEQFTAMFRRKAFLHWYTGEGMDEMEFTEAESNMNDLVSEYQQYQDATADEQGEFEEEGEEDEA from the exons ATGCGTGAGATCGTGCACATCCAGGCCGGGCAGTGCGGCAACCAGATCGGCGCCAAG TTCTGGGAGGTCATCAGTGATGAGCATGGCATCGACCCCACGGGCAGCTACCACGGGGACAGcgacctgcagctggagaggatCAACGTCTACTACAATGAAGCCACCG GTAACAAGTATGTCCCCCGTGCCATCCTGGTGGACCTGGAGCCCGGCACGATGGACTCCGTGCGCTCCGGCCCCTTTGGACAGATCTTCCGGCCCGACAACTTTGTCTTTG GTCAGAGCGGGGCTGGCAACAACTGGGCCAAGGGGCACTACACGGAAGGTGCTGAGCTGGTGGACTCCGTCCTGGACGTGGTGAGGAAGGAGTCGGAGAGCTGCGACTGCCTCCAGGGCTTCCAGTTGACCCACTCGCTGGGCGGCGGCACGGGCTCTGGGATGGGCACCCTCCTCATCAGCAAGATCCGGGAGGAGTACCCCGACCGCATCATGAACACCTTCAGCGTCATGCCCTCCCCCAAGGTGTCGGACACGGTGGTGGAGCCCTACAATGCCACCCTCTCTGTGCACCAGCTGGTGGAGAACACGGACGAGACCTACTGCATTGACAACGAGGCCCTGTATGACATTTGCTTCCGCACCCTGAAGCTGACCACTCCCACGTACGGGGACCTCAACCACCTGGTGTCGGCCACCATGAGCGGCGTGACCACCTGCCTTCGCTTCCCCGGCCAGCTGAACGCCGACCTGCGCAAGCTGGCGGTCAACATGGTGCCTTTCCCCCGGCTGCACTTCTTCATGCCGGGCTTCGCCCCTCTCACCAGCCGCGGCAGCCAGCAGTACCGAGCCCTGACGGTGCCCGAGCTGACGCAGCAGATGTTCGACTCCAAGAACATGATGGCCGCCTGCGACCCCCGCCACGGCCGCTACCTGACGGTGGCCGCCATCTTCCGGGGCCGCATGTCCATGAAGGAGGTGGACGAGCAGATGCTCAACGTGCAGAACAAGAACAGCAGCTACTTTGTGGAGTGGATCCCCAACAACGTGAAGACGGCCGTCTGCGACATCCCCCCGCGCGGCCTCAAGATGTCCGCCACCTTCATCGGCAACAGCACGGCTATTCAGGAGCTCTTCAAGAGGATCTCGGAGCAGTTCACGGCCATGTTCCGGCGCAAGGCTTTCTTGCACTGGTACACCGGCGAGGGCATGGATGAAATGGAGTTCACGGAGGCTGAGAGCAACATGAATGACCTGGTGTCCGAATACCAGCAATACCAGGACGCCACTGCTGATGAGCAGGGGGAAtttgaagaggaaggagaggaggatgAGGCGTAA